Genomic window (Helianthus annuus cultivar XRQ/B chromosome 3, HanXRQr2.0-SUNRISE, whole genome shotgun sequence):
AGCTCACAATGTAAATTATTGGAtgcattaaaaaaataaaaggcAAAACCTGCAAGGTGATGGCAACTCTTGTGGTTCGGGAGGGTTAGGAACCATGGTGCAGTAAAAGGAGTCTCGCCAGTTAGTCACTGGTGCAGAATACAAGTCAAAGTTGCTATTGTAGATCACCCTGGTCTTCCCACTAGAATCTCTTGTATACCACTGCTTCTTCACCTCAGTGTCTTGCTCATGAAAATCCACCACTCCTTTTATCATCTCCTCCAATATATTAATCGGGATTCCATGATTCACCATCTGAAAGAATCCCCAGCTCTCCAACGCACCCTTCACTTGCTTGATCACCTCTTTTCGTCGTGTCGGATTGTTATCGATTCCTTGGAGGTCGATGGTAGGAAGAGTTAGCTCGGGTTGTTGGGAGTTGAGGTTTTCGGGTGAAGGTAGATGGAATATTCTAGGGACTTCTGTTATTCCGGCATCAACAAGTCCTTTGACGCCGGTTTTGGTTTCGTCGAACGCCCTCAGCTCCGCTTTCCGGTCATAGTCCGGTTGACATGTAGACGTGTCATTGAGGACCATTTTGTTTGTCTAGAAAACAAAAACTTTGAAGTGATAAATAATAGATATGAATATAATGTATGATAATTCTTATATATAACGTGTCCTATTGTTCGTCACAATACGACAGATATTTCATTAAATATATCGGGACTAATTAACCTTTTTTTCTTAAACGGCCAACAAACttaatcccgagcactctcggggcacccactggacaaacggagtactccgagagtaacccgagtccaccaccaattacggggaaaacccggtaacccacccgcccgtaggcacgacggcgAAAATACCGGTAAAACttgtttggctcaaggatccaacccaggtttccctgggtctcctatcattgtccaccaatgcctcactcttGCACCAAAtgagagtcgaacctgcatctctcaagagaaatgcaagtcctccaccacttgatctagagatcattggcactAATTAACCTTTTAAAAGTGGAGTATATATAAAGATAACGGACTTATCTCTAATTAGTGGTATGGTGActtctttcttcttttttattcatTTCTTGTTTGTTTTACTTTTCTTTTTATGTAAGTTGAGTTGGTTAGTCAAAGTTATGATCATAAATCATTTCAAACGAGGAGTAGAGAGACACAATGATTCGTTCGATTGGAGAAAGAAGTTGAATAGGGAGAGCATTTAGTTAAGCTCGGGTCGTTGGTGATTCGCCGGAATTTTTTGGGCAGATACCCCTTTCACTCGGTTGCTTTCTACATAGAATTTTCTTATGTCTTGAAAAGAAGAGAAGGTATGAGTCAGTGGACACGCGGCTTTATAAAAGGCTTTTACACACAACAAAACACAGGGTACAACCAATAACTACAAAAAAAACATAGATGCTCCATATAGCACAACTATCTAAAGCCCTAGAGTGATGCAGTATATAATTTTATATAGTGATGATTCCCATATTGAATTCTAAACGAGTTAGATCTTGAAATGCAAAAGGGCAGAAGTGCCATCAAGTCCCTTTGCATTAAAGTAATCTAAGTATTCTTTTATTGTTGTGCCTCTATACTTGGCTGGATTGTCTTCTGAAAGCAACTCAGTGATCGGTGCATACACCTTCGAATTCTGGATATGACCTGTAGTAAAGAATGACGCCACTGATACTCTTGGCCCAACCTTGTTTGCCAACACTTTGTGTTGCGAACTCACAAACTTGTCGTTTGTAATCAACTGAAAAATTCCAATAGATTTATGTTAATACACTATGATTTTAACGTCTAAGTCTAAATTTTAGTTTCAAATGTGTTTGAATCTCGTTAATAACTTCACGACAATCATATCAAGTatagggtcaagttattctacaaaggctgctaattgtaagaagtgtaagaaggatttatagagtgacaagtgtccaataacctaaaattaaacccactacatcaccacccaaaacctaaacacaccccccccccccccccaaaaaaaaaaaaaatctctacGTTaccaaaaaaacccaaaaaacctaacccccacctcccaaaaacctaaaaaaaaaccataaattatttgatcctaatccatcAAGTATATTATAATAGACCAATAAAACGATATTGAAGCATGTAACTCTATGTGTGTTtgagatagagagagaaagagagagggtGGAGGGTGAGAGAGATGCCTGCAAAAGATCTCCAGCATTCACTACAAGAGCTCCCGGTATAGGAGGAACATCAATCCATCGATCCTGATAAAAGACCCTGAGGCCACCAATATGATCTTGTAGAAGAATCGTGATAAAATCATTATCATTGTGTTCTCGGGTGCCTATTGTTAATTCAGGTTGTGGACAAGAAGGATAGTAATGTCCAAGAACACCAAGCCCATCGGCACATCCTATGTCCAAAAGGTGGTTTCGGTCAAGCCCAAGACCCTCGGACATCAACTCTAACAAACAAACCCCAAGTTTCATCACTTGTTTCGAATACTCCAACAAAATATCCCTACAACAATATCCAATCAAACAATATATTCAGTGATTACATAACACCTAACCCAACCCAACTAATCAATCACAAAGAAAAGTATGGAtgcattaaaaaataaaaataataataaaacctgCAAGGGGGTGGCAGCTCGTGTGGTTGAGGAGGGTTAGGAGCCATGGTGCAGTAGAAGGTGTCTCGCCAGTTAGTCACCGGTGCAGCATACAAGTCAAAGTTGCTGTTATACACCACCCTAGTCTTCCCACTCATATCCCTTGTGTACCACTGCTTCTTCACCTCACTCTCTTGCTCATAAAAATCCATCACTCCTTTCATCATCTCCTCCAATATATTAATCGGGATTCCGTGATTCACCAACTGAAAGAATCCCCAGCTCTCCAACGCATCCTTCACTTGCTCGATCACCTCTTTTCGTCGTATTGGATCTTCGTTGATTCCTTGGAGGTCGATGGTAGGAAGAGTTAGCTCGGGTTGTTGGGAGTTGAGGTTTTCGGGTGAAGGTAGATGAAATATTCTAGGGACTTCTGTTATTCCGGCATCAACAAGTCCTTTGACGCCGGTTTTGGTTTCGTCGAAGGCCCTCAGCTCCGCTTTCCGGTCATAGTCCGGTTGACATGTAGACGTGTCATTGAGGACCATTTTGTTTGTTATCTAGAATACAAAAACGTTGAagtaataaataataatgtatgataTTCATAACCATAACGTGTCCATATTGTTCATCACAATATATTTCATTAAATATATGTGGACGCAACCTTTTAAAACTGAATTATCTCTAGTTatcagtatggtgacttcttTCTTCTTACTTTTTCTTCAtttcttttttgttttaattagtaTTCTTTTTATGTCAGTTGAGTTGGTTAGTTAAAGTTGAAAACGATTATGATAATAAATCATTCTAAATTTTTGTTGGGAGTTCTATCCAGATTAAAAATTTGAAGACTTCATTGCAGCCTTCATTCGGGGTGTCTAACCGGTTGAAGAACGAGAACTTGTTAGTTGTAACTTGTTCATAGTAGGATACTGGTAACGAAGTGTGGACCTGATGACATGTGTGATAACTGATAGTGCAATCCAAATCCCTCCTTGAAGCCATCAGTAGCCCATTAGCATAATAAAAGCCCACTACTATGATTGATATTCATTATAAAATATAAATCACTAATCCACGAATTTAGACAAATGCCATTATCTCCTAAAACAAAAGTTATACTTTCTATCATACTAACTCCAAGATGGCAAGATCAAGATGTGACCCAATAGAGTTACGACATGTGTGTTTTAGACATCAATCTCCTTTGGTCTTGTTAGTTAAATAAAAGGTGAATCCTTAAACTAGAAATCCAACTCAACAAATGTTGTATAATTCCAAAACAACAAAACCTTGACATTAATCATACAAAAGATTGCCTCAAAATGTGAAAATAAACAACCCAAGATGCAACCTTAGTACACCATCTCTCTTAAGTTGGTAGCCTTCTTTGTCTTTGAAGATCTTCTTGAGATGGAATTCTTCGTCTAGATCAGGGGCGatgctttgaaggggccgggaggggcgcctgacccccgaacttttcggccagtagtgttatatatgtagttttcgtatagaaatttttgggtatatatgttttcggccccccgccccccccccccacacacacacacacacacaaacaacaATAACACTGCTATTTGCAAGTGATAAACAATATACCAACAAAATAATTTAACCAGATTCTTATAAACATTGTAGTAAAACGTTAAAAACGCGTCTAACATATATTACAGTACTATATGACGAACATAAACACAATAGCTTTTACACATAGCGATGAGTCATACATTGACTTCTAAACGAATTAGATCTTGAAATGCAAAAGAGCAGAAGTGCCATCAAGTCCCTTTGCCCTGTAATAATCTACATATTCTTTCACCGTTATGTTTCTATATTTGGCTGGATTATCTTCTGATAGCAACTCAGTGATCGGTCCATACACCTTCGAAGTCTGGATATGACCCGTAGTAAAGAATGACGCAACTGATACTCTTGCCCCAACCTTGTTTGTCACCACTTTGTGTTGCGAACTCACAAACTTGTCATTTGTAATCAACTGCAAATTCCAATGGATTTGTTTTAGTACACTATGCTTTTAACTTTTAAGATGAAATCCCGGTTTCAAATATAAGTATACTTGACATGTGTTAAAAACTTTATGACAGTCATAACAAATTTGAGATACCAAGTTTATacattatctattatatatattgtATTAATCCTCAAACATTTCAATACTTTTAAAATGTTAGTTTTAGCCACCTTTTTAtaataggcaaattggaaaataataatcccatctttctgaaattggccgataataatctcaagtcagttattagccaataataatccgacctcgtccattttttttttgtaaaatagtacgccgttaaaatagcttaacggagttaagtttttttccgaattacaaaccagtgttttagggcttttgatcagaacgaggatcccgagtcgattgatgtaaaacggtgcttcaatttgtatcctcgttctgatcaaaagccctaaaacatcggtttgtaattcggaaaaaaacttaactccgttaagcttattttaacggcagtctattttacaaaaaaaatggacaaggtcggattattattggttaataactgacttgggattattatcggccaatttcagaaagatgagattattattttccaatttgcctttatAATATATTAGTTTTAGGTGCCATTGCACCAACATTTCCATTTAAATTTTTGGTAAAAACGGCCCACCCTCGCCTCGGAGCGCGGGTGTACTCGCTACTTAGACCAATAAAATGATTTTGAAGCTTGacactcagagagagagagagggtgggGGTGAGAGAGATGCCTGTAGAAGATCTCCAGCGTTCACTACAAGAGCTCCTGGTATAGGAGGAACATCAGTCCACTGATTCTGATAAAAGATCTTGAGTCCACCAATATGATCTTGCAGAAGAATAGTGATGAAATCGCTGTCAGCATGCTCCGGGGTTCCTATTGTTAGTTCAGGTTGTGGACAAGAAGGATAGTAATGGCCAAGAACAGCAAGCCCATCAGCACATCCTATGTCCACAAGATGATTCGGATCAAGACCAAGTGCCTCAGATATTAACCCAAATAAACAAACCCCGAGTTTCATCACATGTCTTGAGTACTCCAACAAAATTTCTCTACAACAGTATCCCAAACAAACAAATTAATATCCAATGAAAGTTTTGAAGGTTCAGTTTTTAgtttaaaataaactttttcaatcCCTTGACCAAGAATACCTGCATGGTGGTGGCAGCTCGTGTGGTTCGGGTGGGTTAGGAGCCATGGTGCAGTAGAAGGTGTCTCGCCAGTTAGTCACCGGTGCAGCATACAAGTCAAAGTTGCTATTGTAGATCACCCTGGTCTTCCCACTCATATCCCTTGTGTACCACTGCTTCTTTACCTCACTGTCTTGCTCATGAAAATCCATCACTCCTTTTTTCATGTCCTCCAATATATTGTTCGGGATTCCGTGATTCACCAACTGAAAGAATCCCCAGCTCTCCAATGCATCCTTCACTTTCTCGACCACCTCTTTTCGTTGTATCGGATTGTTATCGATTTCTTGGAGGTCGATGGTTGGAAGAGTCAGCTCGTGTTGTTGGGAGTTGAGGTTTTCGGGTGAAGGTAGATGAAATATTCTAGGGACTTCTGTTATTCCGGCGGCAACAAGTCCTTTGACCCCGGTTTTGGCTTCGTCGAACGCCCTGAGCTCTGCTTTCCGGTCATAGTCCGGTTGGATTGATGCAGAGGTACCATTGAGTGCCATCTTCTTTGTCATGTAGAAAACAAAAACCTTGAAGTGataaataataatcagtttcaAATTTGGGTGTAAGATATTCATAAGCGTAACGTGTCTGTGTTGTTCATAACAATATGACAGATGTTGCATTACATACATATCTGGACTCAACCTTTTTTTCTCTGAAAGctgaccaatttttttttttttttttttttttttttttttttttttttttttagaaaactagAACATGTACAAGACTAGCCAGGAGCTAGCATCAAAGAACGACCCAAATAAATGAAATATACATTCGAAAAAATAAAATTGCTCCATTGGACCTGGACCACTCCACACTTTTGAAAGTGCAGTTAGTTAAATAAAAGGTGAATCCTTAACTAAACTAAAAATCAAGATACCAACCAAACAATTTAACAAATTCTTATAAATATTACACCAAAAGGATAAAAACATGTCAAGGTAACATAAATGTATAATAGCTTTAACTTATAGCAAATATCTTCACTCTGACTTAGATCTTAAAATGCAAAAGAGCAGAAGTGCCATCAAGTCCCTTTGCCCTATAATAATCCACATATTCTTTTAGCGTTGTACCTCTATACATGGCTGGATCATCTTCTGAAAGCAGCTCATTGATCGGTCCATACACCTTCGATGTCTCAATCACACCCATGGTAAAGAATGACGCCACTGATACTCTTGGCCCAACCTTGTTTGCCACCACTTTGTGTTGCGAACTCACAAACTTGTCATTTGTAATTAGCTGCAAAATTCAAACGATTTTTTTTATACGCTATGCATATAAATTCTAATACCAAATCTTAGATCCGAATATATTTTACTCATGATAATTTTTTACAACAATCATAAGCAGGGACGGATCTAGGGGGTTGACGGGGTGCTcgggatacccctcaactttctTGGTGAAGTGCAAATAAAAAATTTTCTCCGTTGTATAcgctgattttttttttctaaatccgCCACAATATACACTGATGTTTTTGAGATACCCTTTAATGTTTCTTCTAGATTTGCCACTGATCATAAGAGAGTGAAGAGAAACCTGTAGAAAATCTCCAGCGTTCACTACAAGAGCTCCCGGTATAGGAGGAACATCAGTCCACTGATTCTTATAAAAGATCTTGAGGCCACCGATATGATCCTGCAGAAGAATCGTGATGAAACTGTTGTCGGTGTGTGCTACGGTTCCGATAGTTAATTCAGGTTGTGGACAAGAAGGATAGTAATGACCAAGAACAGCAAGCCCGTCCGCGCATCCCATGTCCAGAAGGTGATTCGCATCAAGCCTAAGAGCTTCAGACATTAACTCGAATAAACAAACCCCGAGTTTCATCACTTGTTTCGAGTACTCCAACAATATATCTCTACAacaacaagattggcgctccccatggagacgaactaggtctaataaaacctttggctagcaaatcatctagctgcgtccttaattccttcatctctgttggtgctaatctataaggcgctcttgcaacaggtgcagctcctggaatgatgtcgattctgaactctacttgtctatctggtggcaaaccaggtagttcttccgggaaaacttcggggtattcagaaaggactggaatatcttcaatcttgggtttatGTTCATCaacagtcacttgtgccatataaatgacacaacccttctttaagcatttagatgctttgagcatagacacctGCTCAGGTAACCCGTACCGGGtgtctccttgaatggtaagcgactcaccagacggagtcttgatcaccacttgcttcttattgcaaactatctgagcttggttatgcgataaccaatccatgcctattactatatcGAAACCAGCTAACTTAAATGGAAGGAGGGATaagggaaaagagtggttcctaatggatatgacacatctgTCTAATACAGTTgatgcggtttctatggttccatcagctaattccacttcatacttCACACTCAACAGGCATTttcaacaattcacaaaacttatcatctacgaatgatttatctgctcctgaatcaaataatactcttatgtagacatcattaataagaaaagtacctgttatgacattgtcatcctgaacagcttccttcgcatccatgcgaaagacccttgcattggtcttctttccttcctcagccttctttgcaagctttgggcagttagtcctaagatgccccttttcattacagttATAGCACGtggcatccttgattttcttacaatccaGTGCCTTGTGGTCCaatgacttgcaaatcccacacgcTTTCGGCTGGGACTGGGACTTTGactcatacctgcacctcccaaaatggtgcttcttgcaaaccttaCATTTGGATTTATCACCCGTCTGTTGATCACCtttcttggatcccgaccctttattgtggtcgttgtttcccttgtgcttcttaTCTGAGCGTCGTGAACCGTCATCTTCGCGTTTCCTTTTCTCGGCATCCGCATTTCTCAGCGATCTCTGTCTAACCGCGTCCAgcgtgagggacagagatatgtcaaCTGCTGATCTgaatgtagcgggccgagaggccttgacacttgcttttatttctggggccagacccccaataaaacgagctatcctcttcggttcaggtgtcacaaggtaaggaacTAACATTGACAGGGTATTAAAGcttgtgagataagcctggcaatccaggttcttcataaccagagatagaaaatcagactctatcttttcaacctcatgctgagggcagtagttctccttgatgagagcaaGAAATTGATTCCATGATATGTTATACAGCGGAATCTTCCCAGTAGCCTGAATTAACGACCTCCACCAGGCCAGGGCTTCACCTTTAAAAGATTGagatacaaacttcacaatatccctctccgcacaaccactaatgtctactacagtgtccatttcatccagccaagtcatgcaatccactgcccccttctccccagtaaaatcccagggcttacaagatacaaaatatttatacgtacaggacttggTACGTGGGGCATTATCAAATACTATCTTCTTGGGTGGAACACTGTTATGGTTTGAGGAGTGCCTATCATCCTCTTTCTTAGACTCACTATTCTTAGATGGTGGCTTGCTGTGACCCTCCGAATGAGTCTTTGACTTGGTGTGCGGTGTAGACAGGGTCCTACTGTGAGTCTCACTATACTCACTGTTTTGTCGATCCAAAGCCCTTATAACAGCATTATCAACTAGTGCTTGCAGCTCTGCACCAGTCAGCTGTATCTTAGCGTtctcgtggttttccaccggatgactgTTCACCTCgtccgaccccgccatgtagcttcaattgctacatattgaaaataatgggcaaggttttatttagaagcttttacagaattttataatttattaaccatggttttaatagccatttctggttaatttgttaatcatTTATTTATTCAGGACttttattataatcctatattacATTTTAATATTAGCATAAAAGTCTAGTCCCAAGGACGatttttaatttataaccaggattttcacagaatcgaggtatttgGGTCTGAATCGCAGTTCAAAGCCCCTTCTAGACAGtgagtcccagaggacgttaacTATTACCCgcaggcacttcatccttaagggatggtc
Coding sequences:
- the LOC110932635 gene encoding 1-aminocyclopropane-1-carboxylate oxidase homolog 1 isoform X1, which produces MVLNDTSTCQPDYDRKAELRAFDETKTGVKGLVDAGITEVPRIFHLPSPENLNSQQPELTLPTIDLQGINEDPIRRKEVIEQVKDALESWGFFQLVNHGIPINILEEMMKGVMDFYEQESEVKKQWYTRDMSGKTRVVYNSNFDLYAAPVTNWRDTFYCTMAPNPPQPHELPPPCRDILLEYSKQVMKLGVCLLELMSEGLGLDRNHLLDIGCADGLGVLGHYYPSCPQPELTIGTREHNDNDFITILLQDHIGGLRVFYQDRWIDVPPIPGALVVNAGDLLQLITNDKFVSSQHKVLANKVGPRVSVASFFTTGHIQNSKVYAPITELLSEDNPAKYRGTTIKEYLDYFNAKGLDGTSALLHFKI
- the LOC110932635 gene encoding 1-aminocyclopropane-1-carboxylate oxidase homolog 1 isoform X2 — translated: MVLNDTSTCQPDYDRKAELRAFDETKTGVKGLVDAGITEVPRIFHLPSPENLNSQQPELTLPTIDLQGINEDPIRRKEVIEQVKDALESWGFFQLVNHGIPINILEEMMKGVMDFYEQESEVKKQWYTRDMSGKTRVVYNSNFDLYAAPVTNWRDTFYCTMAPNPPQPHELPPPCRDILLEYSKQVMKLGVCLLELMSEGLGLDRNHLLDIGCADGLGVLGHYYPSCPQPELTIGTREHNDNDFITILLQDHIGGLRVFYQDRWIDVPPIPGALVVNAGDLLQLITNDKFVSSQHKVVANKVGPRVSVASFFTTGPIQTSKVYAPITELLSEDNPAKYRGTTIKEYVDYYRAKGLDGTSALLYFKI
- the LOC110930941 gene encoding 1-aminocyclopropane-1-carboxylate oxidase homolog 1 isoform X1, yielding MYVMQHLSYCYEQHRHVTLMNILHPNLKLIIIYHFKVFVFYMTKKMALNGTSASIQPDYDRKAELRAFDEAKTGVKGLVAAGITEVPRIFHLPSPENLNSQQHELTLPTIDLQEIDNNPIQRKEVVEKVKDALESWGFFQLVNHGIPNNILEDMKKGVMDFHEQDSEVKKQWYTRDMSGKTRVIYNSNFDLYAAPVTNWRDTFYCTMAPNPPEPHELPPPCREILLEYSRHVMKLGVCLFGLISEALGLDPNHLVDIGCADGLAVLGHYYPSCPQPELTIGTPEHADSDFITILLQDHIGGLKIFYQNQWTDVPPIPGALVVNAGDLLQLITNDKFVSSQHKVVTNKVGARVSVASFFTTGHIQTSKVYGPITELLSEDNPAKYRNITVKEYVDYYRAKGLDGTSALLHFKI
- the LOC110930941 gene encoding 1-aminocyclopropane-1-carboxylate oxidase homolog 1 isoform X2; translated protein: MDRSMSCFQKMIQPCIEVFVFYMTKKMALNGTSASIQPDYDRKAELRAFDEAKTGVKGLVAAGITEVPRIFHLPSPENLNSQQHELTLPTIDLQEIDNNPIQRKEVVEKVKDALESWGFFQLVNHGIPNNILEDMKKGVMDFHEQDSEVKKQWYTRDMSGKTRVIYNSNFDLYAAPVTNWRDTFYCTMAPNPPEPHELPPPCREILLEYSRHVMKLGVCLFGLISEALGLDPNHLVDIGCADGLAVLGHYYPSCPQPELTIGTPEHADSDFITILLQDHIGGLKIFYQNQWTDVPPIPGALVVNAGDLLQLITNDKFVSSQHKVVTNKVGARVSVASFFTTGHIQTSKVYGPITELLSEDNPAKYRNITVKEYVDYYRAKGLDGTSALLHFKI
- the LOC118490571 gene encoding 1-aminocyclopropane-1-carboxylate oxidase homolog, whose product is MAGSDEVNSHPVENHENAKIQLTGAELQALVDNAVIRALDRQNSEYSETHSRTLSTPHTKSKTHSEGHSKPPSKNSESKKEDDRHSSNHNSVPPKKIVFDNAPRTKSCEALAWWRSLIQATGKIPLDILLEYSKQVMKLGVCLFELMSEALRLDANHLLDMGCADGLAVLGHYYPSCPQPELTIGTVAHTDNSFITILLQDHIGGLKIFYKNQWTDVPPIPGALVVNAGDFLQVSLHSLMISGKSRRNIKGYLKNISVYCGGFRKKKSAYTTEKIFYLHFTKKVEGYPEHPVNPLDPSLLMIVVKNYHE